From Mucilaginibacter rubeus, a single genomic window includes:
- a CDS encoding aldo/keto reductase translates to MEYRKLGESKLSVSAITFGAWAAGGWMWGGNDDQEAIDAMRAAYDHGITSIDTAPVYGQGKSEELVGKAIKDFPRDKVQILTKYGLRWDLAKGEFFFKSKDNNGKDIDVYRYAGKDSIIAECESSLKRLGTDYIDLYQIYWSDKTTPIEETMEAILRLKEQGKIREAGVCNYDVSQMQTAAKSIKLAANQVPFSMVNRDIEDELIPYCIESRKAILAYSSLERGLLTGKMKAGQNFGEGDHRAGVKYFKDQNIESTNAFLAKIKPLADEKGATLGQLVIRWTINHPGITVALVGARNAEQSVQNAKAINIHINGEEMEFINNQLSDLVIIG, encoded by the coding sequence ATGGAATACAGAAAATTAGGTGAAAGTAAACTAAGCGTATCGGCAATAACCTTTGGTGCATGGGCAGCAGGAGGCTGGATGTGGGGCGGCAATGACGACCAGGAAGCTATTGATGCTATGCGCGCTGCTTATGATCACGGAATAACTTCAATTGATACAGCCCCCGTTTACGGACAGGGCAAAAGCGAAGAACTTGTTGGCAAAGCCATCAAAGATTTCCCTCGCGATAAAGTGCAGATACTTACTAAATACGGCTTGCGCTGGGACCTTGCCAAAGGCGAATTCTTTTTTAAAAGCAAGGATAATAACGGTAAGGACATCGATGTTTATCGATACGCTGGTAAAGACAGCATTATTGCCGAGTGCGAAAGTAGCCTAAAACGTCTTGGCACCGATTATATCGACTTGTACCAGATCTATTGGTCGGACAAAACCACTCCTATCGAGGAAACCATGGAAGCAATTTTACGTTTGAAAGAACAGGGTAAGATTCGCGAAGCCGGTGTTTGCAATTATGATGTAAGCCAAATGCAAACTGCAGCAAAGAGTATTAAACTGGCTGCAAACCAGGTTCCGTTCAGCATGGTTAACCGCGATATTGAGGATGAGTTGATCCCTTATTGTATCGAGAGCAGGAAAGCTATTTTGGCTTACAGCTCGCTTGAGCGCGGTTTGCTGACCGGTAAAATGAAGGCGGGCCAAAATTTCGGCGAAGGTGATCATCGTGCAGGCGTTAAATATTTCAAGGATCAGAACATCGAAAGTACCAATGCTTTCCTCGCCAAAATAAAACCCTTAGCCGATGAAAAAGGCGCTACGCTTGGGCAATTGGTAATTCGCTGGACAATCAACCATCCGGGTATAACCGTGGCCCTGGTTGGAGCGCGCAATGCCGAGCAATCTGTTCAAAATGCAAAGGCCATCAACATTCATATTAATGGCGAGGAAATGGAATTCATCAATAATCAGTTGAGTGACCTGGTAATTATCGGATAA
- a CDS encoding BatA domain-containing protein encodes MYFLYPAFLFALLSLAIPVVIHLFNFRKYKKVYFSNVQFLKEVQEQQASRRNLKERLILASRLLALLFLILAFARPYIPGAQSVNTGKQQVISIFVDNSYSMQTLNREGSLLDEAKRRAKEIASAYNINDRFQLLTQDFEGKHQRLLSRDEFNDAVDAVKVSPQSRNLQQVVSRQENLLENQPDGVKSIFIISDFQKNKNDKSVKIDSNISVNLVQLKAGNLPNVAVDSAWLLSAVHRPGENEKLVVRLHNYAAEKAEKIPLKILINGEQKALGSFSINAHEVQNDTLSFSGLKAGWQRCEIQLQDNPVTFDNQFYFSFNVKQQMPVLVIDGGTPNPYLKAVFASDAFFAANRVDDGNVDYAALNTYPIVVISDVKTIATGLAQQLRTYVAKGGTLVVFPSVDADLANYKSFLLALNAGYPEKLVTQDVKVASINRQSQVFKNVFENFPQNPDLPLVKKYYRLSKSGTKQESLMNLATGESFWTGYSNGRGNVYLCAVPLDEDFSSLPRHALFVPVLFRMALLSGHDQPLFYTLGADENFEVPPVQTTEKQLLKLTKGDQSIIPDVKQQEGSTLLYVSDQLNAPGIYSLRKQDSTLAMLAFNDNRAESDMSYFTAADLEKLLPNAKPLLTAGNGSLKSVVAESNFGTQLWKLCIILALIFLLAETLLIRFYNPDKQGVIQAV; translated from the coding sequence ATGTATTTTTTATATCCTGCTTTTTTATTCGCGTTATTGAGCCTCGCTATACCGGTTGTGATCCACCTGTTCAACTTTCGTAAGTACAAAAAGGTATACTTCAGCAATGTGCAGTTTTTAAAGGAGGTACAGGAGCAGCAGGCTTCGCGTCGCAACTTAAAAGAGCGGTTGATCCTGGCTTCGCGTTTACTTGCTTTGCTGTTCCTGATCCTGGCATTTGCCCGCCCTTATATTCCCGGCGCTCAGAGCGTTAATACAGGTAAACAACAGGTGATCAGTATATTTGTAGATAATTCATACTCCATGCAAACGCTTAACCGCGAGGGTTCATTGCTTGATGAAGCTAAACGGAGAGCTAAGGAGATAGCTTCCGCTTATAATATTAATGATCGGTTCCAGCTGCTTACACAGGATTTTGAAGGTAAACATCAACGTTTGCTGAGCCGTGATGAATTCAATGATGCTGTAGACGCGGTAAAGGTTAGTCCGCAGAGCCGGAATCTGCAGCAGGTGGTCAGCAGGCAGGAAAACTTGTTGGAAAATCAACCGGACGGGGTAAAATCAATCTTTATCATTTCTGATTTCCAGAAAAATAAAAATGATAAATCTGTAAAAATTGATAGTAACATCTCAGTTAATCTGGTTCAGCTTAAAGCGGGAAATTTGCCTAATGTGGCTGTAGATTCAGCCTGGTTACTAAGTGCGGTACATCGCCCGGGCGAAAATGAGAAACTTGTTGTACGCCTGCATAACTATGCTGCTGAAAAAGCCGAAAAGATTCCATTGAAGATCTTGATCAATGGAGAGCAGAAAGCGCTTGGTAGCTTTAGTATAAACGCGCACGAAGTTCAAAACGATACTTTATCATTTTCGGGTTTAAAAGCAGGATGGCAACGCTGCGAAATCCAATTGCAGGATAACCCGGTTACGTTTGACAACCAGTTTTATTTCAGTTTTAATGTAAAGCAGCAAATGCCTGTTTTAGTGATAGACGGCGGTACGCCAAATCCCTATCTGAAGGCAGTTTTTGCTTCCGATGCTTTCTTTGCAGCAAACAGGGTAGATGACGGCAACGTTGATTACGCGGCACTTAATACCTATCCCATAGTTGTTATCAGCGATGTTAAAACGATAGCTACCGGTCTGGCACAACAGTTAAGAACCTATGTGGCAAAAGGAGGTACGCTGGTTGTATTTCCATCGGTCGATGCCGATCTTGCCAATTACAAGTCTTTTTTGTTGGCATTAAATGCGGGGTATCCTGAAAAGCTGGTAACCCAGGATGTAAAAGTAGCCTCTATCAACAGGCAAAGCCAGGTGTTTAAAAACGTATTTGAGAATTTTCCTCAAAACCCGGACCTGCCACTGGTTAAAAAATATTATCGGCTGAGTAAAAGCGGCACTAAACAGGAAAGCTTGATGAACCTGGCTACCGGTGAATCATTTTGGACAGGTTACAGCAACGGAAGAGGAAATGTTTACTTATGTGCTGTGCCGCTTGATGAAGATTTTAGCAGTTTGCCAAGGCATGCTTTGTTTGTACCGGTGCTTTTTAGGATGGCCTTGTTAAGCGGGCATGATCAGCCTTTGTTTTATACCCTCGGTGCCGACGAAAATTTTGAAGTGCCGCCAGTCCAAACTACCGAAAAACAATTGCTTAAACTTACTAAAGGCGATCAAAGCATTATTCCTGATGTAAAACAGCAGGAGGGAAGTACGTTGTTATATGTTTCGGATCAATTAAATGCTCCCGGAATTTATTCGCTCCGGAAACAAGACAGTACGCTGGCCATGCTTGCTTTTAATGATAACCGGGCAGAATCTGACATGAGTTATTTTACGGCAGCAGACTTAGAAAAATTACTGCCAAATGCAAAGCCCTTATTAACAGCAGGTAACGGCTCGTTAAAAAGCGTTGTTGCCGAATCAAATTTTGGCACACAATTATGGAAACTTTGTATAATTTTGGCGTTGATCTTCCTGCTTGCAGAAACATTGTTAATTAGGTTTTATAATCCTGATAAACAAGGTGTTATTCAAGCGGTGTAG
- a CDS encoding dihydroorotase, translated as MNLLIKSATILDPGSSFHQQVADILIENGVITKIAEDIEADAELFDAEGKYVSPGFFDLNCNIGELGLETKEDLRSGTVAAAAGGFTGIALMPNTQPPVHSKSEVEYLLNRSKGNLVDVYPLGTISQKREGKDLAEMYDMYQSGAKAFTDGSRPVQDAGLMERALLYAQGFDALVFSYPEDTAIAGKAKVNEGEISTLLGMKGIPSLAEELMVARDLYLAEYTVSRIHFTTISTARSVELIREAKRKGIEVTCDVAAHHLVLTDEALLGFDSLYKVKPPLRTADDVAALIKGLEDGTIDAIVSQHTPHEIEFKDVEFEVAEYGIVGLQTAFSLALKAGLPAELIVEKLSINPREILGIETAVIAEGEKANIIVFDTDAEWEYTAANNQSKSANSPYIGQQLKGKVLLTYNNQQIFK; from the coding sequence ATGAATTTGCTTATCAAATCAGCCACTATTCTTGATCCCGGATCATCCTTTCATCAACAAGTTGCCGATATTTTAATTGAAAATGGTGTTATCACCAAAATAGCCGAAGATATTGAAGCCGATGCCGAACTTTTTGATGCCGAAGGCAAATATGTTTCGCCCGGTTTTTTCGACCTTAACTGTAACATAGGCGAGCTGGGCCTTGAAACCAAAGAAGACCTCCGCTCAGGTACGGTTGCTGCCGCTGCCGGTGGCTTTACAGGCATAGCACTGATGCCGAACACCCAGCCCCCGGTGCATTCCAAATCGGAAGTGGAATATCTGCTTAACCGTTCAAAAGGTAATTTGGTGGATGTTTATCCACTGGGAACCATATCTCAAAAACGAGAAGGAAAAGACCTCGCCGAAATGTACGATATGTATCAAAGCGGAGCTAAGGCCTTTACTGACGGTAGCCGCCCCGTACAGGATGCTGGTTTAATGGAAAGGGCTTTGTTATATGCGCAAGGCTTTGACGCGCTGGTTTTTTCTTATCCGGAAGATACCGCTATAGCTGGTAAAGCTAAAGTTAATGAAGGCGAGATCAGCACATTGTTGGGTATGAAGGGGATCCCTTCGCTGGCAGAAGAACTGATGGTAGCCCGTGATCTTTACCTGGCTGAATATACAGTATCACGCATCCATTTTACTACGATATCAACCGCCCGTTCGGTCGAATTGATTCGCGAGGCTAAACGTAAAGGTATTGAAGTTACCTGCGATGTTGCCGCGCATCACCTGGTTTTAACTGACGAAGCCCTTTTAGGCTTTGATAGCTTATATAAAGTAAAACCTCCACTGCGTACTGCCGATGATGTTGCTGCGCTGATAAAAGGCTTAGAAGATGGTACTATAGACGCTATAGTGTCGCAACATACCCCACACGAAATTGAATTTAAAGATGTGGAGTTTGAAGTGGCTGAGTATGGCATAGTTGGCCTGCAGACCGCTTTTTCTTTGGCTTTGAAAGCGGGTTTACCTGCCGAGCTGATAGTTGAAAAACTGTCGATCAATCCCCGTGAAATACTCGGTATAGAAACAGCAGTTATTGCAGAAGGCGAAAAGGCAAATATTATAGTTTTCGACACTGACGCCGAATGGGAATATACCGCAGCTAATAACCAATCTAAATCTGCAAATTCGCCTTATATCGGGCAGCAATTAAAAGGCAAAGTATTGTTAACTTACAACAATCAACAAATCTTTAAATAA
- a CDS encoding DUF4199 domain-containing protein has product MSAQLEKTIKIQGLIKGLILGAVLALVSIIYFYFMVSVASAVAITVGAILFTYIIPIAIAALFCINLRNKVGGYWTMRQAATGIFIMFFISNLTIFILRDQVFAKAIEPQMAQKTKTAMVTALNKLKDSATKPEEKKEADAKIKEMEKSFEAGKGITIGQQIQSLGISIIFLFVLSIIFAAFFKREPVGHTS; this is encoded by the coding sequence ATGAGCGCACAATTAGAAAAGACCATAAAAATACAAGGACTTATCAAGGGATTGATTTTAGGTGCAGTATTGGCTTTGGTAAGTATTATTTATTTTTATTTTATGGTAAGTGTAGCATCGGCTGTTGCGATAACAGTTGGCGCCATACTTTTTACATACATAATTCCGATAGCTATTGCTGCTTTGTTTTGCATCAATCTGAGGAACAAGGTAGGCGGATACTGGACAATGAGGCAAGCCGCTACCGGAATTTTCATTATGTTTTTCATTTCAAACCTGACCATATTTATACTACGTGATCAGGTATTTGCAAAAGCTATTGAACCTCAGATGGCTCAAAAAACCAAAACAGCCATGGTTACCGCTTTGAATAAATTGAAAGATAGTGCTACAAAACCTGAAGAAAAAAAGGAAGCCGACGCAAAAATAAAGGAAATGGAGAAAAGCTTTGAAGCCGGAAAAGGTATTACTATAGGACAGCAAATTCAGTCGCTGGGTATAAGCATTATATTTTTGTTTGTTCTATCCATAATTTTTGCGGCGTTCTTTAAGCGGGAGCCTGTCGGACACACGTCCTAA
- a CDS encoding DUF4199 domain-containing protein, whose protein sequence is MEVKKASPSQPALKWALINLIVSIVITYAFQFLNVDQTSSLKYLNYLPFIAFLLLTQKEFKDQLGGYLTYGQGFLSGFLYSIFTGVFIAIFTYVYFTILSPEMIDKIMDVSRKQMEAKGTMSQDQIDTAMGIATKYFAVIATVSVVFAYAIFGAIVSLISAAVFKNERSPFDTAVDNFDAPKPLDPTV, encoded by the coding sequence ATGGAAGTAAAAAAAGCGAGTCCATCGCAACCGGCCCTTAAGTGGGCATTAATTAACCTGATTGTTTCTATCGTAATTACTTACGCCTTTCAATTTTTAAATGTTGATCAAACTTCATCACTTAAGTATTTAAATTACCTGCCGTTTATCGCCTTTTTACTGTTAACTCAAAAAGAGTTTAAAGACCAGCTTGGTGGTTATCTCACTTATGGGCAGGGATTTTTATCGGGCTTTTTATATTCTATTTTCACCGGTGTATTTATAGCTATTTTCACTTATGTGTATTTTACCATTCTAAGCCCGGAAATGATTGATAAGATAATGGATGTTTCGCGGAAGCAAATGGAAGCGAAGGGAACTATGTCACAAGATCAGATTGATACCGCGATGGGTATAGCAACCAAGTATTTCGCAGTTATTGCTACAGTTAGCGTGGTTTTTGCGTATGCCATCTTTGGTGCAATTGTAAGTTTAATTTCGGCTGCTGTATTTAAAAATGAACGTTCTCCTTTTGATACCGCGGTTGATAATTTTGACGCGCCAAAACCATTAGATCCAACGGTATAA
- the rseP gene encoding RIP metalloprotease RseP, whose product MSIVIMVGQLILGLSILIILHELGHFLAARAFGIKVEKFYLFFDAWNVSLFKFTYKGVEYGIGWLPLGGYVKIAGMIDESMDTEQMAGPPQPWEFRSKPAWQRLIVMLGGVTVNVVLGILIFWVLTMRFGDSYIPNSAAKYGIVPGEVGKKIGLQIGDKVVAINGKPFERFDDLTSPQVLLDNTVFTIQRGTQTLQISIPRTILNDLNDHDIEGFISRLPRSKFVVDSLEPGSNAVKAGLKKGDSIVMANNHPVVFWDELQTQLTGNKGKQIDLGVRRNHELVTLKAQVTPEGKLGFYRAKSDFPDIKTIKYGFFEAFPIGVERAWGTFRDNAKGIGKIFKGDVNPGKAVSGPVAIASLFGGTVDWGHFWTLVGFLSMVLALMNLLPIPALDGGHAVFLIIEMIKGKPLSDKFLERAQIVGFVILVSLMVFVFGNDIVKLVMKK is encoded by the coding sequence ATGAGTATAGTGATCATGGTGGGCCAGCTTATACTGGGCCTTTCAATTTTAATCATCCTGCACGAACTGGGACATTTCCTGGCGGCACGAGCTTTTGGCATTAAGGTAGAAAAATTCTACCTGTTTTTTGATGCCTGGAACGTGAGCCTTTTTAAATTTACATATAAAGGTGTTGAATATGGTATTGGTTGGCTTCCGTTAGGCGGCTACGTTAAAATAGCCGGTATGATTGATGAGTCGATGGATACCGAGCAAATGGCTGGCCCGCCGCAGCCCTGGGAGTTTCGTTCAAAACCAGCCTGGCAGCGCCTTATTGTTATGCTTGGCGGCGTTACCGTAAATGTTGTACTGGGTATTTTAATATTCTGGGTATTAACCATGCGTTTTGGCGATAGCTATATCCCAAATTCGGCTGCTAAATATGGTATTGTACCTGGCGAGGTTGGTAAAAAGATCGGCCTTCAGATTGGCGATAAGGTTGTAGCCATAAATGGCAAGCCATTCGAGCGCTTTGATGACCTTACAAGTCCGCAGGTACTGTTGGATAACACGGTATTTACCATACAACGTGGTACGCAAACTTTGCAAATCAGCATCCCCCGCACTATCTTAAATGATCTGAATGATCATGATATCGAAGGATTTATCAGTCGCCTGCCGCGTTCTAAATTTGTGGTCGACTCGTTAGAGCCGGGCAGCAACGCTGTTAAAGCGGGTCTGAAAAAAGGTGATAGTATTGTTATGGCCAATAATCATCCTGTTGTATTTTGGGACGAGTTACAGACTCAGTTAACTGGTAACAAAGGCAAGCAAATTGATCTGGGCGTAAGGCGCAATCACGAGCTGGTTACTTTAAAAGCACAAGTTACCCCAGAAGGTAAATTAGGTTTCTACCGTGCAAAAAGCGATTTCCCGGACATCAAAACAATTAAGTATGGCTTTTTTGAAGCCTTCCCTATTGGAGTAGAAAGAGCCTGGGGTACTTTCAGGGATAATGCCAAAGGTATTGGTAAAATATTTAAAGGAGACGTTAATCCTGGTAAAGCGGTAAGCGGACCGGTAGCGATAGCGAGCCTGTTTGGCGGTACTGTTGATTGGGGGCACTTCTGGACATTGGTAGGTTTCCTTTCGATGGTATTGGCGCTGATGAACCTCTTGCCTATCCCGGCGCTTGATGGCGGTCATGCGGTGTTCCTGATCATTGAAATGATAAAAGGCAAGCCACTAAGCGATAAGTTCCTGGAACGTGCACAAATTGTAGGTTTTGTAATATTGGTTAGCCTTATGGTATTTGTTTTTGGCAACGATATTGTAAAGCTGGTCATGAAGAAATAG
- a CDS encoding 1-deoxy-D-xylulose-5-phosphate reductoisomerase, translated as MSNQIKNIAILGSTGSIGTQTLDVIRWNSNLFRAFLLTAHSNAGLLISQAIEFVPEYAIICDQSKYKEVKDALAHLPIQVLAGHQAIIDTVTHPEIAVVLTAMVGFAGLEPTIAAIKAGKDIALANKETLVVAGDIITALAKQHEVQILPVDSEHSAIFQSLVGEDYKSIEKLIITASGGPFRGRSLDFLANVTREDALKHPNWVMGAKITIDSASLMNKGLEVIEAKWLFDVEADQIEVIVHPQSIIHSLVQFRDGSIKAQLGVPDMKLPIQYALTYPERVQTNFKRFSFADYPNLTFEKPDMETFRNLSLAYAALRQGGNMPCIINAANEIAVAGFLDRKVGFLTMSSIIEECMQKINFIAAPTLTDYLNTDKETRIFAQNYIQQLPSKALQF; from the coding sequence TTGAGTAATCAAATTAAAAACATTGCCATCCTTGGCTCAACAGGCAGCATCGGTACACAAACACTTGATGTAATAAGGTGGAACAGCAATTTATTCAGGGCATTTTTGCTCACTGCACATTCAAATGCCGGGCTGCTCATCAGCCAGGCTATTGAGTTTGTGCCGGAATATGCTATTATATGTGATCAAAGCAAATACAAGGAAGTTAAAGACGCTTTAGCGCACTTGCCTATACAAGTACTTGCCGGCCACCAGGCTATCATTGATACGGTAACCCACCCTGAAATTGCGGTTGTATTAACTGCAATGGTTGGCTTTGCCGGTTTAGAGCCTACAATAGCGGCTATTAAAGCCGGTAAAGATATCGCCCTTGCCAATAAAGAAACGCTGGTTGTTGCCGGAGATATCATAACAGCACTGGCTAAACAACATGAGGTTCAGATCTTACCTGTCGATTCAGAACATTCGGCTATATTCCAGAGCCTGGTGGGCGAGGATTATAAATCGATAGAAAAGTTGATCATCACCGCTTCTGGTGGCCCATTCCGGGGGCGCAGCCTTGACTTTTTAGCTAATGTAACCCGCGAAGATGCCCTTAAACACCCAAACTGGGTTATGGGTGCCAAGATCACCATCGACTCCGCTTCATTAATGAATAAAGGGCTCGAAGTTATTGAAGCCAAGTGGCTATTTGACGTTGAAGCCGATCAAATTGAAGTAATAGTTCACCCGCAATCCATTATTCATTCACTGGTACAGTTCAGGGACGGATCTATCAAAGCGCAATTAGGCGTACCCGATATGAAGTTGCCTATTCAATATGCACTAACTTATCCTGAGCGGGTGCAAACCAATTTTAAACGCTTTAGCTTTGCAGATTATCCAAACCTTACATTTGAAAAACCGGATATGGAAACTTTCCGTAATCTAAGTTTAGCATATGCTGCTTTAAGACAGGGAGGTAATATGCCTTGTATCATAAACGCGGCAAATGAAATAGCAGTTGCAGGTTTTCTGGATCGTAAAGTCGGCTTTTTAACCATGAGCAGCATCATTGAGGAGTGTATGCAGAAAATTAATTTTATCGCAGCCCCTACCTTAACCGACTATTTGAATACTGATAAAGAAACACGCATCTTTGCGCAAAATTATATACAGCAATTGCCCTCAAAGGCATTACAATTTTAA
- a CDS encoding GH3 auxin-responsive promoter family protein: MGLKAALSKVFASFVDRELNKVRKNAVALQQKAFTDLIHAAKSTSFGKDHQFEKINNYEDFKRLVPVHDYEDLRSYIDRVVNGEENVLWPGKPAYLAKTSGTTSGVKYIPISKESMPEHIKAARNALLSYIHETGNADFVDGKLIFLQGSPILAQKHGISTGRLSGIVAHHVPAYLQKNRLPSYDTNCIEDWEQKVDAIVEETFNEDMRLISGIPPWCQMYFDRLSAKAGGKKVKDIFPNFKLYVYGGVNYEPYRARIEESIGFKIDSIETYPASEGFIAFQDSQKEKGLLLLVDSGIFYEFIPSEEYFNANPTRINIKDVELDKNYALIMNTSAGLWGYSIGDTIKFVSKDPYRIVVTGRIKHYISAFGEHVIGEEVEYALMSVAKEAGVDVVEFTVAPQVNPPTGQLPYHEWFIEFGTPPADLHAFAIKVDKALQNKNIYYFDLIEGNILQPLVIQSLQKDAFINYMRSEGKLGGQNKVPRLSNDRKIAEGLKSFIK; the protein is encoded by the coding sequence ATGGGACTTAAAGCTGCATTAAGTAAGGTATTTGCATCCTTTGTTGACAGGGAATTAAATAAGGTTCGTAAAAACGCGGTTGCACTACAACAAAAAGCGTTTACAGACTTGATACATGCGGCAAAAAGCACAAGTTTTGGAAAAGATCATCAATTTGAAAAGATCAACAATTACGAAGACTTTAAGCGCCTTGTACCTGTACATGATTACGAGGACCTTCGCTCCTATATCGATCGTGTAGTTAACGGTGAGGAAAATGTGTTATGGCCGGGCAAACCAGCTTACCTGGCTAAAACATCGGGCACAACATCGGGTGTAAAATATATCCCCATCTCTAAAGAAAGCATGCCCGAGCATATCAAAGCGGCGCGCAATGCTTTATTAAGCTATATCCACGAAACAGGCAATGCCGATTTTGTGGATGGTAAGCTGATATTCCTACAGGGTAGTCCAATTCTGGCTCAAAAACATGGTATTTCAACAGGTCGGCTTTCGGGTATTGTCGCTCATCATGTGCCGGCGTATCTGCAAAAAAACAGGTTGCCGAGCTATGATACCAATTGTATTGAAGACTGGGAGCAAAAAGTTGACGCCATTGTAGAGGAAACTTTTAACGAAGATATGCGCCTCATCAGTGGGATTCCGCCATGGTGCCAGATGTATTTCGACAGGCTTTCGGCTAAGGCAGGCGGCAAAAAAGTAAAAGACATTTTCCCTAACTTTAAGCTTTACGTTTATGGTGGGGTTAATTACGAACCCTACCGTGCCCGCATTGAAGAAAGTATTGGCTTTAAAATCGACTCAATAGAAACCTACCCTGCTTCTGAGGGCTTCATCGCTTTTCAGGATTCGCAAAAAGAGAAAGGGTTACTTCTTTTAGTAGACTCGGGGATCTTTTACGAGTTCATACCATCTGAAGAATACTTCAACGCAAACCCAACCCGTATCAATATTAAAGATGTTGAGCTGGATAAAAACTACGCGCTTATCATGAATACCAGTGCGGGTTTATGGGGATATAGCATAGGTGACACCATTAAATTTGTTTCTAAAGATCCATACCGAATCGTAGTTACAGGCCGCATCAAACATTATATCTCTGCTTTTGGAGAGCACGTAATAGGCGAAGAAGTGGAATACGCGTTAATGAGCGTAGCCAAAGAAGCAGGAGTTGACGTAGTTGAATTTACAGTCGCCCCGCAGGTTAATCCGCCGACCGGGCAATTACCTTACCATGAATGGTTTATTGAGTTTGGCACGCCACCTGCCGATCTTCATGCTTTCGCCATAAAAGTAGATAAAGCACTCCAGAATAAAAATATTTACTATTTTGACCTGATTGAAGGTAACATTTTACAACCTTTGGTAATCCAAAGCCTGCAAAAAGATGCCTTTATCAATTACATGAGGTCGGAAGGTAAACTTGGTGGACAAAACAAAGTACCGAGGCTTTCAAATGACAGAAAGATAGCTGAAGGATTAAAGAGTTTTATAAAATAA
- a CDS encoding glycerophosphoryl diester phosphodiesterase membrane domain-containing protein, translating into MYHTFSVAETIKTAWNILKRNFVPLVVYSIISLFINEFVEFLKAFIIDNDDRFIEMGFVIVQMIVQCFIGLSFYKLILTLIDKEYYEFDFKDILPTFKMTFNFVIIGIMTAFFVAALVFLYVLAKRNIGYDSVFEVIELLFILYISLRCIFCICFIVDDDSSPIESLRQSFEITKDNFFKTLGVFAIIILILVAVLLPVVITMGLFGFDQEKDGFAFRLAFYCWFILCFPFTQVIIMVTYRKLVYSHQDVDDDLSETN; encoded by the coding sequence ATGTACCACACCTTTTCTGTAGCGGAAACCATTAAAACCGCATGGAATATTTTAAAAAGAAATTTTGTACCGCTGGTGGTTTACTCGATCATATCGTTGTTTATAAACGAGTTTGTTGAGTTTTTAAAAGCATTCATCATCGATAACGATGACCGTTTTATTGAGATGGGCTTTGTAATTGTACAAATGATAGTACAATGTTTTATTGGTCTAAGCTTTTACAAACTGATACTTACACTCATCGACAAAGAATATTACGAATTTGACTTTAAAGACATTTTGCCGACGTTCAAAATGACATTCAATTTCGTAATCATCGGGATAATGACCGCTTTCTTTGTAGCAGCGCTGGTTTTTCTATACGTATTGGCTAAACGTAACATCGGATACGACAGCGTTTTTGAGGTTATTGAGCTATTGTTTATTCTCTACATAAGTCTTAGATGCATATTTTGCATCTGTTTCATTGTTGATGACGATTCATCTCCTATCGAATCGCTGCGTCAAAGTTTTGAAATCACCAAAGACAATTTCTTCAAAACTTTAGGCGTTTTCGCTATCATCATACTGATATTGGTTGCTGTATTGCTGCCGGTTGTGATTACCATGGGGCTGTTTGGTTTCGATCAGGAAAAGGATGGCTTTGCATTCAGGCTTGCATTTTATTGCTGGTTTATTCTTTGCTTTCCGTTTACCCAAGTGATAATAATGGTTACTTACCGCAAACTGGTTTATAGCCATCAGGATGTGGATGATGACCTATCTGAAACCAATTAA